One window of the Trifolium pratense cultivar HEN17-A07 linkage group LG2, ARS_RC_1.1, whole genome shotgun sequence genome contains the following:
- the LOC123909156 gene encoding BAHD acyltransferase DCR-like gives MSSEVVKKEESLNLKITRKSYVKPEGKIGKKECQLVTFDLPYLAFYYNQKIILYKGGNFEENVEKLKNGLSVVLKEFHQLAGKLGKDEEGVFFVEYDDDMVGVEVIEAVANEISVEDLTVAEGSAILKELIPYSGILNLEGMHRPLLAVQLTKLKDGLAMGLAFNHAVVDGTSTWHFMTSWAEECSSAPPTTPRPFLERTKSRNTRVKLDLSLPEPKSPSTNGEAKLEPEGPPPSANGEAKPEPEGLPPSANGGAKPVLREKIFKFSESAIDKIKSTVNQTLPSDGSKPFSTFQSLSAHIWRHVTLARDLKPEEYTVYTVFADCRKRVDPPMPEAYFGNLIQAIFTVTAAGLLSAHPPQFGASLIQKAIESHDANAIDGRNNEWESEPKIFQFKDAGVNCVAVGSSPRFKVYDIDFGWGTPEIVRSGTNNKFDGMIYLYPGKSGGRSIDVELTLEPEAMGRLEQDKEFLMEL, from the exons ATGTCAAGTGAAGTTGTCAAGAAAGAAGAATCACTAAATCTGAAAATCACTAGAAAAAGCTATGTGAAACCTGAGGGAAAAATAGGGAAAAAAGAGTGTCAATTGGTCACATTTGATCTACCTTACTTAGCTTTTTATTacaaccaaaaaataattttatacaaaGGAGGAAACTTTGAAGAAAATGTTGAGAAACTCAAAAATGGGCTTAGTGTGGTTTTGAAAGAGTTTCATCAACTAGCTGGAAAATTAGGAAAAGATGAAGAGGGTGtgttttttgttgaatatgatGATGACATGGTTGGTGTTGAAGTTATTGAAGCTGTTGCTAATGAGATTAGTGTTGAAGATCTAACTGTTGCTGAAGGTAGTGCCATTTTGAAAGAATTGATTCCTTATAGTGGAATCTTGAATTTGGAAGGCATGCATAGACCTTTGTTGGCTGTTCAG TTAACAAAGCTCAAAGATGGGCTGGCAATGGGCTTGGCTTTTAACCATGCTGTTGTTGATGGAACTTCCACATGGCACTTCATGACTTCATGGGCCGAGGAATGCAGCAGTGCACCCCCCACAACACCCCGACCATTCCTAGAACGGACCAAGTCCCGAAACACACGGGTAAAGCTTGACCTCTCCCTACCCGAGCCCAAAAGCCCATCAACCAATGGCGAGGCAAAGCTCGAGCCCGAAGGCCCTCCCCCATCGGCCAATGGTGAGGCAAAGCCTGAGCCTGAAGGCCTACCACCATCAGCCAATGGCGGGGCAAAGCCTGTACTTAGGGAAAAGATCTTCAAATTTTCTGAGTCAGCCATCGACAAAATCAAGTCAACAGTCAACCAAACTCTTCCATCAGACGGTTCAAAACCATTCTCAACATTCCAGTCTCTCTCCGCTCATATTTGGCGTCATGTGACCCTTGCACGTGACCTAAAACCCGAAGAATATACAGTATACACCGTCTTTGCTGACTGCCGAAAACGAGTGGACCCACCAATGCCAGAGGCGTACTTCGGTAACCTAATTCAAGCCATATTCACTGTCACCGCCGCCGGACTTTTGTCAGCTCACCCGCCACAATTTGGCGCTTCTTTGATCCAAAAGGCAATTGAATCTCATGATGCTAACGCTATTGATGGACGTAACAATGAGTGGGAGAGTGAACCCAAGATTTTTCAATTCAAAGATGCTGGAGTGAATTGTGTGGCAGTTGGAAGTTCACCAAGGTTTAAGGTTTATGACATTGATTTTGGATGGGGAACACCAGAGATTGTGAGGAGTGGGACTAATAACAAATTTGATGGAATGATTTATTTGTATCCTGGCAAGAGTGGAGGTAGGAGCATTGATGTTGAGCTAACATTGGAGCCTGAGGCCATGGGAAGGTTGGAGCAAGATAAGGAATTTCTTATGGAATTATAA